One window of Cohnella hashimotonis genomic DNA carries:
- a CDS encoding alpha-galactosidase, producing MTGKRGNEGLEAHGKQHAAGDSDWSTASLRYAHANGMSAGLSRLGLPGQPVLSHGIREGGDFVLQLGGARFGGRSASLRRMGAEVYSPAPGVRHHTVRLRCDRLFFEVDSHTVIYEDEPVFERWVTVRNAGEAPFHVERIDPLQLELSEGEWRVLSYRSDWGAEFEPEETPLGESFVAETRWGRSSKGMHPWVVLARDDGALLHVSPMWSGNWKVRFERREDGGVSVAAGLNDWAFFKALAPGETMESPRVAVALGSGGDLNTVSIPLARIGRRNWYPRSAVSDELPVEWNHWFSYEDQLIDADTFKANAAEAAKLGFEACTLDAGWFGDAEGSLHWHDIRGDWDKVNAARFPNGIGEISEYVRGLGMRFGFWCEIEGLGPQASLAQRRPSFPALREGEPLGYVCLGNPEAREWAYAELDRLIRTYRCDWIKLDFNVDPKAGCDRCDHGHGAGDGLYEHILGLYGVLDRLREAHPDVLLENCSSGGLRLDLGMARHTHASFLSDPDWPEHSLQIFWGVSTFLAADRALHWSYSDWICEHPRQRFDPHSPALTIAQFDYYTRIGMLGAFGVSQRLPDLPKALSDRLASHAEQYRTTIRRFVQDGDLYRLTGQPLREGRGPRWAAFQYALEGGDEHLLFVFRLDGNETRRHIVLRALDANATYELEDLDGGPPRRLTGAELMDAGLLFADYAEEQSGLFILRKVEGGA from the coding sequence ATGACGGGGAAGCGAGGAAACGAAGGCCTAGAAGCGCATGGAAAGCAACATGCCGCAGGCGATTCGGATTGGTCGACTGCCAGCCTGCGTTATGCGCATGCGAACGGCATGAGTGCGGGACTGAGCCGCCTCGGCCTTCCAGGCCAGCCGGTGCTGAGCCACGGTATTAGAGAAGGCGGCGATTTCGTCTTGCAGCTTGGAGGCGCGCGGTTCGGAGGCCGTTCCGCCAGCCTCAGGCGTATGGGCGCGGAAGTCTACTCGCCGGCGCCCGGCGTCCGGCATCACACCGTCCGGCTGCGCTGCGACAGGCTTTTCTTTGAAGTTGACAGTCACACCGTAATCTATGAAGACGAGCCGGTTTTCGAGCGATGGGTGACGGTCCGCAATGCGGGCGAGGCACCGTTCCACGTGGAACGGATCGATCCCCTCCAGCTCGAGCTATCCGAGGGAGAGTGGCGGGTGCTGTCCTATCGCAGCGACTGGGGGGCCGAGTTCGAGCCGGAGGAGACGCCGCTTGGCGAATCCTTTGTCGCCGAAACCCGATGGGGCCGCTCCTCCAAAGGCATGCATCCTTGGGTCGTGCTCGCAAGGGATGACGGGGCGCTGCTCCATGTCAGCCCGATGTGGTCCGGCAACTGGAAGGTTCGCTTCGAGCGCCGGGAGGATGGCGGCGTATCGGTCGCGGCCGGGCTGAATGACTGGGCGTTTTTCAAGGCGTTGGCGCCGGGCGAAACGATGGAAAGCCCCCGCGTCGCAGTCGCGCTGGGCAGCGGCGGGGACCTGAATACGGTGTCGATCCCGCTTGCGCGCATCGGCAGGCGGAACTGGTATCCCCGCAGCGCAGTGTCCGACGAGCTGCCGGTCGAGTGGAACCACTGGTTCAGCTACGAAGACCAACTGATCGACGCGGATACGTTCAAGGCCAACGCCGCCGAGGCGGCAAAGCTTGGTTTCGAGGCTTGCACTTTGGACGCAGGCTGGTTCGGCGATGCCGAAGGGAGCCTGCATTGGCACGACATTCGGGGCGACTGGGATAAGGTGAATGCCGCTCGCTTCCCGAACGGCATAGGAGAGATATCGGAATACGTGCGCGGTCTCGGCATGCGCTTCGGTTTTTGGTGCGAGATCGAAGGGTTGGGTCCGCAAGCGTCGCTCGCCCAGCGCCGCCCTTCTTTTCCAGCGCTCCGAGAAGGCGAGCCGCTCGGTTACGTATGCCTGGGCAATCCGGAGGCGCGCGAATGGGCTTATGCGGAGCTGGACCGGCTGATCCGGACCTATCGTTGCGACTGGATCAAGCTGGACTTCAATGTCGATCCCAAGGCCGGCTGCGACCGATGCGATCACGGACACGGCGCAGGAGACGGTCTGTACGAGCATATTCTAGGCTTGTACGGCGTGCTGGACCGGCTGCGCGAGGCGCATCCTGACGTGCTGCTCGAGAACTGTTCCTCCGGCGGCTTGCGGCTCGATCTGGGCATGGCGCGGCATACGCACGCATCCTTTCTCAGCGATCCCGACTGGCCGGAGCACAGCCTGCAGATTTTCTGGGGCGTATCTACGTTTCTCGCGGCCGACCGGGCGCTGCACTGGAGCTACTCCGACTGGATCTGCGAGCATCCGCGCCAGCGCTTCGACCCGCATAGCCCCGCACTCACGATCGCGCAGTTCGATTACTACACGCGGATCGGCATGCTCGGCGCATTCGGCGTTTCCCAGCGTCTGCCCGACCTGCCCAAGGCCTTGAGCGACCGGCTTGCAAGTCATGCGGAGCAGTACCGGACGACCATCCGACGCTTCGTGCAAGACGGCGATCTGTATCGGCTGACCGGGCAGCCGCTGCGCGAGGGCAGAGGCCCGCGGTGGGCCGCATTCCAGTATGCGCTGGAGGGCGGCGATGAGCACTTGCTGTTCGTGTTCCGCCTGGACGGCAACGAGACGCGACGGCACATCGTGCTGCGGGCGCTGGACGCGAATGCGACATACGAGCTGGAGGACCTGGACGGCGGCCCCCCCAGGCGGTTGACCGGCGCGGAGCTGATGGACGCCGGGCTGCTGTTCGCGGATTATGCGGAGGAGCAGTCGGGATTATTTATTCTGCGAAAAGTGGAAGGCGGAGCATAG
- a CDS encoding MGH1-like glycoside hydrolase domain-containing protein, translating into MAQQWGDNPPQLEAALRLAGMTAGRETKETDDMDLFVCAGHRSTMIGGQDGGFPDFGHHIPDEMGGLWSHPIKLMDGFWLHLAETADPAGGAWLEKADAFRNYAYFNEHDYAMPDLGLEAARSQFCPDEHPGFVVEYRLRDTSGRDRELTVVFQGRTELRPVWFSEEAGIEDAPDEARADEELGAIVAKDRDHSWFVVFGSDAPGCEPHVDIESTLPSRTRTAGKGATGSLRMQIALPANGTAELRFFIAGSAQSEAEAAEAYARIRDGHADMRRAKRLRYESLLSLSELDIPDEALASVFDWAKIHSEWLVLDVPGVGRGLTAGIPEYPWWFGCDNSYALVGLLAVGRQALAVETSDLIREASERTNGNGRIIHELTTWGLVANPGNTQETPHYIQSVREIFDWTGDLKYLKRAYPTVRKGLEWLLGEMDPDGDLLPEGYGITEIEGLNVELIDTAVYTWSALLAGAEMAELLGDAEAAHDWRETAGRLADKINTDLWLEKEGLYADAMARVEAVRERMPVYIARAEGMGADRAVREMRSMQAEIADLPPDEERPWLFKNWVINTPMETGLAPRDKAVRALARMGTDEFTGDAGTYLSGMYRTQMMTISTGVQAVAEARYDRMDESLRLVKLIASTFGRRLPGSISEISPDYGCFVQAWTNYGIHWPIVRFMFGIAPKAHRKELALRPRLPSAWREAAIRRVSLGEGACAASLDLEVALGEGADLYKVKLDGEGWTIRMDLPQAAGARIYVNGNLVESLEDGPDGEAIIPISGCGTFEVRVER; encoded by the coding sequence ATGGCCCAACAATGGGGGGACAACCCGCCGCAATTAGAGGCTGCCCTTCGCCTTGCCGGCATGACGGCGGGGCGGGAGACCAAAGAGACGGACGATATGGATCTGTTTGTCTGCGCGGGACACCGCAGCACGATGATCGGAGGCCAGGACGGCGGATTTCCGGACTTTGGCCACCACATTCCGGATGAAATGGGCGGTTTGTGGTCGCATCCGATCAAGCTCATGGACGGCTTTTGGCTTCATCTGGCCGAGACTGCGGATCCTGCCGGCGGCGCATGGCTAGAGAAGGCGGACGCGTTTCGCAACTACGCTTACTTCAATGAGCACGACTACGCAATGCCGGATCTCGGCCTGGAAGCCGCTCGCAGCCAGTTCTGTCCGGACGAGCATCCGGGATTCGTCGTCGAATATCGCCTACGCGATACGAGCGGCCGCGATCGCGAGCTGACGGTCGTTTTCCAGGGCCGGACGGAGCTTCGCCCGGTATGGTTCTCGGAGGAAGCCGGCATTGAGGATGCGCCGGACGAAGCGCGAGCGGACGAAGAACTGGGCGCAATCGTCGCGAAAGACCGGGACCATTCCTGGTTCGTCGTTTTCGGCAGCGACGCGCCGGGGTGCGAGCCGCACGTCGACATCGAGTCGACGCTGCCTTCCCGCACGCGAACGGCGGGCAAGGGCGCGACGGGAAGCCTGCGCATGCAGATCGCGTTGCCGGCCAACGGTACGGCCGAGCTGAGATTTTTCATCGCAGGCTCCGCGCAATCGGAAGCCGAGGCAGCGGAAGCGTACGCCCGCATCCGCGACGGCCACGCCGACATGCGCAGAGCCAAGCGTCTGCGCTATGAATCGCTGCTCTCCCTGTCGGAGCTGGATATACCGGACGAGGCGCTCGCCAGCGTTTTCGATTGGGCAAAAATCCACAGCGAGTGGCTCGTACTTGACGTGCCCGGCGTCGGCAGAGGCTTGACGGCCGGCATTCCCGAGTACCCGTGGTGGTTCGGCTGCGACAACAGCTACGCTTTGGTCGGGCTGCTCGCCGTCGGCCGGCAGGCGCTTGCCGTGGAGACGTCCGACCTTATCCGCGAGGCGTCCGAGCGTACCAACGGCAACGGCCGCATCATTCATGAACTCACGACCTGGGGGCTTGTCGCCAATCCGGGCAATACGCAGGAGACGCCGCACTATATTCAGAGCGTGCGCGAGATTTTCGACTGGACGGGCGATTTGAAATACCTGAAGCGGGCCTATCCGACCGTTCGCAAAGGACTCGAATGGTTGCTCGGCGAGATGGATCCGGACGGCGACCTGCTCCCAGAAGGCTACGGCATCACGGAGATTGAAGGGCTGAACGTCGAGCTCATCGACACCGCCGTCTATACATGGTCGGCACTTCTTGCAGGGGCGGAGATGGCGGAGCTGCTCGGGGACGCGGAAGCCGCGCACGACTGGCGCGAGACGGCGGGACGGCTGGCGGACAAGATCAACACGGATCTGTGGCTGGAAAAAGAGGGCTTGTACGCGGACGCCATGGCGCGCGTCGAGGCCGTCCGCGAGCGGATGCCTGTCTATATCGCGCGGGCCGAGGGAATGGGCGCGGATCGCGCGGTGCGGGAGATGCGGTCGATGCAAGCGGAGATCGCGGACCTGCCGCCGGACGAGGAGCGTCCTTGGCTGTTCAAGAATTGGGTCATCAACACGCCGATGGAAACGGGACTGGCGCCCCGCGACAAGGCGGTGCGGGCGCTCGCGCGCATGGGTACGGACGAATTCACGGGCGATGCGGGCACGTATTTGTCCGGCATGTACCGCACGCAGATGATGACGATCTCGACCGGCGTGCAGGCGGTGGCCGAGGCGCGTTACGATCGGATGGACGAGTCGCTCCGCCTGGTGAAGCTGATTGCGTCCACCTTCGGACGGCGTCTGCCCGGCTCGATCAGCGAGATTTCGCCGGATTACGGCTGCTTCGTTCAAGCCTGGACGAACTACGGCATTCATTGGCCGATCGTGCGGTTCATGTTCGGCATTGCACCGAAGGCTCATCGCAAGGAACTCGCGCTGCGGCCGCGGCTGCCGTCCGCATGGCGCGAAGCGGCGATTCGGCGTGTCTCGCTTGGCGAAGGCGCATGCGCGGCTTCTCTCGACCTTGAGGTCGCGCTTGGCGAAGGTGCGGACTTATACAAAGTAAAGCTGGACGGAGAAGGCTGGACGATTCGCATGGATCTGCCGCAGGCTGCCGGTGCGCGCATCTACGTGAACGGCAATCTGGTCGAGAGCCTTGAGGACGGACCGGATGGAGAGGCGATCATCCCAATTTCAGGGTGCGGTACGTTCGAGGTACGCGTGGAGCGGTAA
- a CDS encoding carbohydrate ABC transporter permease, with the protein MTTTNRGRLLLKNSLIYVLLAIGSLVMLVPFAWMLSTSLKESYQVFTWPPKWIPDPVKWSNYKTAFTSLPFGQWFNNTIIITVLSIIGAVVSCVIVSYGFARFKARGRSFLFILTLATMMLPDTVTMIPKFYMFTKFGWINTFYPLIVPLFFGKAYFVFLLRQFFMSIPADLEEAAKIDGASTFGILWRVILPLTVPAIVTITIFQFNDSWKDFMQPILYLSKPELYTLTLGINFFKSQNNVQWNYLMAASMVTMLPSLLFYFIGQKYFVESITLTGMKG; encoded by the coding sequence ATGACCACTACGAACCGCGGCAGATTGCTGCTCAAAAATTCGCTGATTTACGTCCTGCTGGCGATCGGCTCCCTCGTCATGCTTGTTCCTTTCGCCTGGATGCTCTCGACCTCGCTCAAGGAATCGTACCAGGTATTCACGTGGCCGCCCAAGTGGATCCCGGATCCGGTCAAGTGGAGCAACTATAAGACCGCCTTCACAAGCTTGCCGTTCGGTCAATGGTTCAACAACACGATCATCATCACCGTTCTTTCCATCATCGGCGCCGTGGTCTCCTGCGTCATCGTGTCCTACGGCTTCGCCCGGTTCAAAGCGCGGGGCCGGTCGTTCCTGTTCATCCTGACGCTCGCGACCATGATGCTGCCGGACACCGTGACGATGATTCCGAAGTTCTACATGTTTACGAAGTTCGGCTGGATCAACACCTTCTATCCGCTCATCGTGCCGCTGTTCTTCGGCAAAGCCTACTTCGTCTTCCTGCTCAGGCAGTTCTTCATGTCCATCCCGGCAGATCTCGAGGAAGCGGCCAAGATCGACGGCGCCTCCACCTTCGGCATTCTATGGCGGGTCATCCTCCCGCTGACCGTGCCGGCGATCGTGACGATTACGATCTTCCAGTTCAACGACAGCTGGAAGGACTTCATGCAGCCGATCCTGTATCTGAGCAAACCGGAGCTGTACACGCTCACGCTCGGCATCAACTTCTTCAAGAGCCAGAACAACGTGCAGTGGAACTACCTGATGGCGGCCTCTATGGTGACCATGCTGCCTTCGCTGCTGTTTTATTTTATCGGTCAAAAGTACTTCGTCGAGAGCATTACGCTGACCGGCATGAAGGGGTGA
- a CDS encoding carbohydrate ABC transporter permease has protein sequence MEKAANASEYTPVKTKRRLSKAERKEERTFYLLTGPWLIGLLIFFAVPMVASLWISLNQWDMLTPAKFVGFKNYNTAFNHDPLFWQSLKVTALYSVFSVPLGLIASLLLSLLLNQAVRGMRLFRTIFYLPAVVSGVSVMVLWMWIFNPQIGLLNTILGYFGIAGPGWIFDPHWALPSMVIMSLWSTVGGSVIIWLAGLKGIPPSLYEAAELDGAGGWQKFKNVTIPMLTPTIFFNLVMGVIGAMQTFGEAYVMTKGGPMNSTLFFNFYLFDHAFQNFRMGYASALAWVLFILILALTALVVKSSAAWVYYEGERN, from the coding sequence ATGGAAAAGGCAGCGAACGCATCCGAATACACGCCCGTCAAGACCAAGCGCCGCCTGTCCAAAGCGGAGCGCAAGGAGGAACGTACTTTCTACCTGCTGACTGGGCCGTGGCTGATCGGGCTGCTCATCTTTTTCGCCGTACCGATGGTCGCCTCCCTCTGGATCAGCCTGAATCAATGGGATATGCTAACCCCGGCGAAGTTCGTCGGCTTCAAAAACTACAATACCGCGTTCAATCACGATCCGCTCTTCTGGCAGTCGCTCAAGGTGACCGCGTTGTACTCCGTTTTCTCCGTGCCGCTCGGCCTCATCGCGTCGCTGCTGCTGTCTCTGCTGCTCAATCAGGCGGTTCGGGGCATGCGGTTGTTCCGCACGATCTTCTACCTGCCGGCGGTCGTGAGCGGCGTATCCGTCATGGTGCTGTGGATGTGGATTTTCAATCCGCAGATCGGCCTGCTGAACACGATTCTCGGCTACTTCGGCATCGCGGGCCCGGGCTGGATCTTCGATCCGCATTGGGCGCTCCCCTCCATGGTCATTATGAGTCTCTGGTCGACGGTCGGCGGCAGCGTCATAATCTGGCTCGCCGGACTCAAGGGCATTCCGCCTTCGTTGTACGAAGCCGCGGAGCTGGACGGCGCCGGCGGCTGGCAGAAGTTCAAAAACGTCACGATCCCGATGCTGACCCCGACGATCTTTTTTAACCTCGTCATGGGCGTGATCGGCGCGATGCAGACGTTCGGCGAAGCCTATGTCATGACCAAGGGCGGACCGATGAACTCCACGCTGTTTTTCAATTTCTACCTGTTCGATCACGCGTTCCAAAACTTCAGAATGGGCTACGCCTCCGCGCTGGCCTGGGTGCTCTTCATCCTGATCCTGGCGCTCACGGCGCTCGTCGTCAAATCCTCGGCGGCTTGGGTCTACTACGAAGGGGAAAGGAACTGA
- a CDS encoding ABC transporter substrate-binding protein: MRQRGTALLALGLASAMAVTACGGNNNNNASSSSAAATNDATQSASASTSASPSASAEAKNVTLRVGTWDGGDGLKQQQQIADNYTKEHPNVKINIESVPDQYGTKLLTQVAAGQAPDIFQIGDGDVKMFMQKGALEDLTPYIQGASGIDLNDYYTSVLDVGKLDDKYYTLPKDYSDIAVYYNKKLFDDAGVAYPQTGWTWDQFYETAKKLTVQKGGKTTQWGVSLPGGWLRAILPLINSYGGSVISPDGESFEGYMNSDGTVKALELYQDMYLKDKISPSNADSAALQGVDLFAAGKVAMSMTGRWPVADYQKNPDLSFGVAQMPVGPSGAANTICYSGYGLYSKSANKDAAWDYLKYLTGPQGQEVMAQYAFTAVKSTTEKLGQATDEHLKPFLDDIPNIKEFPEKTSEFFGASGAKAMQTVLDKMMLGKPIDVKKELDAAAKQATTDLAAAKNQ; this comes from the coding sequence ATGAGACAAAGGGGAACGGCATTACTTGCACTCGGTTTGGCTTCTGCGATGGCGGTGACGGCATGCGGGGGAAACAACAACAATAACGCGTCCTCGTCATCGGCTGCGGCCACGAATGACGCGACGCAATCCGCAAGCGCTTCCACGTCGGCGAGTCCTTCGGCGTCCGCCGAAGCCAAGAACGTCACGCTTCGCGTCGGCACTTGGGACGGCGGAGACGGCCTGAAGCAGCAGCAGCAAATCGCGGACAACTACACCAAAGAGCACCCGAACGTAAAGATCAACATCGAGTCCGTGCCGGATCAGTACGGCACCAAGCTGCTTACGCAGGTGGCCGCGGGCCAAGCGCCGGACATTTTCCAGATCGGCGACGGCGACGTCAAGATGTTCATGCAAAAGGGGGCGCTCGAGGATCTGACGCCTTATATCCAGGGCGCCTCCGGCATCGACCTGAACGACTACTATACGAGCGTTCTGGACGTCGGCAAGCTGGACGACAAATACTATACGCTTCCGAAGGACTACTCCGACATCGCGGTTTACTACAATAAGAAGCTGTTCGACGACGCGGGCGTCGCTTATCCGCAGACGGGCTGGACGTGGGATCAGTTCTACGAAACGGCCAAGAAGCTGACGGTGCAAAAGGGCGGCAAGACGACGCAGTGGGGCGTCAGCCTCCCGGGCGGCTGGCTGCGCGCGATCCTGCCGCTCATCAACAGCTACGGCGGCAGCGTCATCAGCCCGGACGGCGAATCATTCGAAGGCTACATGAACAGCGACGGTACCGTCAAGGCGCTCGAACTTTACCAAGACATGTATCTCAAGGACAAGATCAGTCCGTCCAATGCGGATTCCGCAGCTCTCCAAGGCGTCGATCTGTTCGCGGCAGGCAAGGTCGCCATGTCCATGACGGGCCGCTGGCCGGTTGCCGACTACCAGAAGAACCCGGACCTGAGCTTCGGCGTCGCCCAGATGCCGGTCGGTCCGAGCGGTGCGGCCAACACGATCTGCTACTCCGGCTACGGTCTCTACTCCAAGTCGGCCAATAAGGACGCAGCTTGGGATTATCTGAAGTACCTGACCGGCCCGCAAGGCCAGGAGGTCATGGCGCAGTACGCCTTCACGGCGGTCAAGTCCACGACGGAGAAGCTCGGTCAGGCAACGGATGAGCATCTGAAGCCGTTCCTCGACGATATCCCGAACATCAAGGAATTCCCGGAAAAGACGAGCGAATTCTTCGGCGCTTCCGGCGCCAAGGCGATGCAGACCGTGCTCGACAAGATGATGCTGGGCAAGCCGATCGACGTGAAAAAGGAGCTCGACGCCGCGGCCAAGCAAGCGACGACCGACCTCGCGGCGGCCAAAAATCAGTAA
- a CDS encoding amylo-alpha-1,6-glucosidase has product MDYRVIKDNDLFLLTDLSGDVVPPPADAGEGQQAGYGLYRSDTRFLSRMELLINGRKPIVLSSEADQNYLSETVLTNPHMEEDGKLILWRESVELRRTRFIYGDVLYDKLTMTNFSPAQLSFDISLRFEADFTDMFVVRGFMGGKLGTAEQLEASAGALRFGYAGADGIRRALRIRWDDPEAVAGVDGTVRLAVSLAPGASRSLELLLIPSIGDAEPEAAAPRAEALARLEADYAEWVSTSATLETDDPQLDALYARGLLDLRVLLNDEGLGRFPVAGLPWYAVLFGRDSLITALQMLPVRPEVALATLRTMARYQGERDDAWRDEQPGKIMHEMRRGELANTNQVPFTPYYGTVDATPLFLVLLAEYVKWTNDLSALRELLPNAEAALGWIDRNAAASGGFVTYHSESAKGIANQGWKDSADSVVHRDGEYARTPIALVEVQGYVYQAKRLLSEQLPRLPEEPGRDWRGMAARLAEEAETLRERFEAAFWMEEEGYYAIALDRDGRQVRSVTSNPGHVLASGLFAPERAAAVAKRLTAPDLFGGYGIRTMAEGQTGYNPMSYHDGSVWPHDNSMCLMGLAAGGFPEQSGIVIDGLLAAATHFENARLPELYCGYAKERGRPVRYPVACSPQAWAAGTPLVMLTAMLGLAIDGPSGTVRLAPALPPGMNRLRARRIKLGAGTLDVDVRRDREGGYEVDVVGNSSGFAVQVDDRRTAGVNA; this is encoded by the coding sequence ATGGACTACCGGGTGATTAAAGACAACGACCTTTTCCTTCTGACCGACCTGTCCGGCGACGTCGTTCCGCCGCCTGCCGACGCAGGCGAGGGGCAGCAAGCAGGCTACGGGCTGTACCGCAGCGATACCCGGTTCCTGAGCCGGATGGAGCTGCTGATCAACGGCCGCAAGCCGATTGTCCTGTCCTCCGAAGCGGACCAGAACTATCTGTCCGAGACCGTGCTGACGAATCCGCATATGGAGGAGGACGGCAAACTGATCCTCTGGCGGGAGTCCGTGGAGCTGCGCAGAACGCGGTTCATCTACGGCGACGTGCTGTACGACAAGCTGACGATGACCAACTTCAGTCCTGCGCAGCTATCCTTCGACATCTCGCTGCGGTTCGAAGCTGATTTTACGGATATGTTTGTGGTTAGAGGGTTCATGGGGGGCAAACTAGGCACGGCTGAACAGCTTGAAGCATCGGCGGGCGCGCTGCGCTTCGGCTATGCGGGCGCGGACGGCATCCGGCGCGCGCTGCGGATTCGCTGGGATGATCCGGAAGCCGTCGCAGGCGTCGACGGCACGGTCCGCTTGGCAGTCTCCCTGGCGCCAGGCGCCTCCCGGTCGCTCGAGCTGCTGCTTATTCCTTCGATCGGGGATGCCGAGCCCGAAGCCGCAGCGCCGAGAGCGGAAGCGCTGGCGCGGCTGGAGGCGGACTACGCCGAGTGGGTGTCGACGTCCGCGACCCTTGAAACGGACGATCCGCAGCTTGACGCCCTGTATGCGAGAGGCTTGCTGGACTTGCGCGTGCTGCTGAACGATGAAGGTCTCGGGCGCTTCCCCGTCGCGGGACTTCCCTGGTACGCGGTGCTCTTCGGCCGCGACAGCCTGATCACCGCGCTGCAGATGCTGCCGGTAAGGCCGGAGGTCGCGCTCGCCACGCTCCGCACGATGGCGCGGTATCAAGGCGAGCGCGACGACGCCTGGCGCGACGAGCAGCCCGGCAAGATCATGCACGAGATGCGCCGCGGGGAGCTGGCGAACACGAACCAGGTGCCGTTCACGCCTTACTACGGCACGGTCGACGCCACGCCGCTCTTCCTGGTCCTGCTGGCCGAGTACGTCAAGTGGACCAACGATCTGTCCGCCCTGCGCGAACTGCTGCCGAACGCAGAAGCCGCACTCGGCTGGATCGACCGCAACGCAGCTGCATCGGGCGGCTTCGTCACCTATCACAGCGAGTCGGCCAAGGGCATCGCGAACCAGGGCTGGAAGGATTCTGCCGATTCCGTCGTCCATCGGGACGGCGAGTATGCGAGGACGCCGATCGCGCTGGTCGAGGTACAAGGCTACGTTTACCAGGCGAAGAGGCTGCTGTCCGAGCAGCTTCCCCGCTTGCCGGAGGAGCCGGGCCGCGACTGGCGCGGCATGGCCGCACGGCTCGCCGAAGAGGCGGAGACGCTGCGGGAGCGATTCGAAGCGGCGTTCTGGATGGAGGAGGAAGGCTACTACGCCATCGCGCTGGACCGCGACGGCCGCCAGGTCCGGTCGGTCACCTCCAATCCGGGACACGTGCTGGCCTCCGGGCTGTTCGCGCCGGAGCGGGCGGCTGCCGTAGCGAAGCGGCTGACGGCGCCGGATCTGTTCGGCGGCTACGGCATCCGCACGATGGCCGAGGGCCAGACGGGCTACAACCCGATGAGCTACCACGACGGCAGCGTCTGGCCCCACGACAACTCGATGTGTCTGATGGGACTCGCTGCCGGCGGCTTCCCGGAGCAAAGCGGCATTGTCATCGATGGTTTGCTGGCCGCCGCCACGCACTTCGAGAACGCCCGGTTGCCCGAGCTATATTGCGGCTACGCGAAGGAGCGCGGCCGACCGGTCCGTTATCCGGTCGCCTGCTCGCCGCAAGCTTGGGCGGCCGGCACGCCGCTCGTCATGCTCACGGCCATGCTCGGCCTTGCCATCGACGGCCCGAGCGGCACCGTTCGGCTCGCGCCCGCGCTGCCACCGGGCATGAACCGGCTCCGGGCACGGCGCATCAAGCTCGGCGCCGGCACGCTGGACGTCGACGTGCGGCGGGATCGCGAGGGCGGCTACGAAGTCGACGTCGTCGGCAACTCGAGCGGCTTCGCCGTTCAAGTCGACGATCGGCGGACAGCCGGCGTCAACGCTTGA
- a CDS encoding LacI family DNA-binding transcriptional regulator gives MTTIKDLAKAAGVSITTISRALNGYSDVNEKTRKRIQTLADQMGYRPNAVARSLVTKKTRTIGVILSEINREGAKDSLAFETLCGINDRAVELDYDILLFSTNPKKQLSKSYADLCKERNVDGAILSGLRLHDPYLEEVVHKTNFPCVLIDIPAESRNVGHVTTDNVRGAAAAVNHLIGLGHRRIAMINGHDEAAVSQDRLEGYRLALAAAGIPFDPKLIYNGGFKEEGGFEAMYGILYQHPDATAVFSASDLMVLGALRALERLGHRAPERMSIVGYDDIAIAAHCSPPLTTIRQDRYAMGYQAAQLLVDMLENRDIGRKITLQSELIVRQSTAPFSG, from the coding sequence TTGACGACAATCAAAGACCTGGCCAAGGCCGCCGGCGTATCCATTACGACCATCTCCCGGGCGCTCAACGGTTACAGCGACGTGAACGAGAAGACACGCAAACGCATACAGACGCTCGCCGATCAGATGGGCTACCGACCGAATGCCGTTGCGAGGAGCCTGGTTACCAAGAAGACGCGCACCATCGGCGTGATCCTGTCAGAGATCAATCGCGAAGGGGCCAAGGACTCGCTTGCCTTCGAGACGCTGTGCGGCATTAATGACCGCGCTGTCGAGCTGGATTACGACATTCTGCTTTTCAGCACCAACCCCAAGAAGCAGCTGTCCAAGTCCTATGCCGATCTGTGCAAGGAACGCAATGTCGACGGCGCTATTCTGTCGGGCCTACGGCTGCACGATCCGTACCTCGAGGAGGTCGTGCACAAGACGAACTTCCCGTGCGTGCTCATCGATATTCCAGCCGAGAGCCGCAACGTCGGGCATGTCACGACGGACAATGTACGCGGCGCCGCCGCGGCTGTGAATCACCTGATCGGGCTCGGCCACCGCCGGATCGCAATGATTAACGGCCACGACGAAGCGGCCGTCAGCCAGGACCGGCTGGAGGGATACCGGCTGGCACTTGCGGCTGCAGGCATTCCTTTCGACCCCAAGCTGATCTACAACGGGGGCTTCAAGGAAGAAGGCGGGTTCGAGGCCATGTACGGCATTTTGTACCAGCATCCCGATGCGACCGCCGTTTTCTCGGCAAGTGACCTGATGGTGCTCGGCGCACTGCGGGCGCTGGAGCGGCTCGGACACCGGGCGCCGGAGCGCATGTCGATCGTCGGCTACGACGATATCGCCATCGCCGCGCACTGCTCGCCGCCGCTCACCACGATTCGCCAGGACCGCTACGCAATGGGCTACCAAGCCGCGCAGCTTTTGGTAGATATGCTGGAGAACCGGGACATCGGCCGCAAGATCACGCTTCAATCCGAATTGATCGTCCGTCAGAGCACCGCGCCTTTTTCCGGGTAA